The window CCATCTACACCATCCGTTTCAGTCAATGGGCGGAGGAGGGGTGATGAACTCCCCCCAGCAGCAGATGGTTCCTCAACTCCAGCAACAACAGGCCTCCAATGTCCAGCAACTACAGCAACAGCACGCTGGTGCTTTGCCGCCATACAATCCCAGACCGCCGGGCGCCTCTCCTCTCCACCAGTCACTGGGCAAACCTGGACTTGGCCCGACGACCCCAcctcagcagcaacagcagcccAACCAGGTTCAAGGGTCCATGCCCATACAAGGCCAACAGCAAGGACCCCCTTTGGCTGCTGTTGAGACTGCCCTAAAAATCCAACGTCTTGCAGAGACCCAGAGGCAGATGGCTCAGGCCCAGGCTCAGATCCGAGGTTTAGGACAGGGGGGTATGATGCCGCAACATCCCCACCACCAGAACAACCCAGCCCAGATGGCCATGCCTCACATGGGACCTCAGGGGATTCCCCCCCAGGCTCAAGGAATCATTGGCAGGACTATGTTAGACCCTCAGCAACAGGGGATACTCGCTGGGATGCAGCAAGGTGGCCCCCAGTCTCAGTTGCCTGCTCAAGTCCAACAACACATCCAGCCCGGAAGCGGTGGGCAACTTCAACAGGCCAACCAGCAGTGGGGGCCCGGGGCACCGGGGATGAACCCGCAACAGAGGTCCACCATGATGGGTCACATGACGGCACAGCAGCAGTCAGCGGTCGCCCAGCAGCAACTCAACCAGCAACAAGCTCAGGCAGGAAACCGCGGGATAATGCAGGTGATGTCGGGAGGGCCAGCAGGGGCTAGCCAAATAGCCGGCGCCGCAGGGCCGGGAAACCTCCCCCAAGGGGCGCTACAGGATCTCCTGAGAACGCTGCGCTCCCCGAGTTCACCCCTCCAACAGCAGCAAGTCCTGAACATCCTTCGCTCCAACCCCACGCTCATGGCGGCCTTCATCAGGCAAAGAGCGGCCAGGTATCAGGGTGGGCAAGGTGGTCCTGGAGTACAAGGGGGGCCTCCGCAAGGCCCCGGAGGTGTGAGATTTCAAGGGGGTGCAGGTGGAGTACCTGGTGTAGGAGTTGGTCCCGGTCCCAATCAGTTGTCCTCCATGGATGGCCAGCAGATGAATGTGAACCAAGCGGGCCAACCGGGAATGAACATGGCTCAAGGGGGTGGGACAGGGGGGAACGTGCCCAGCATGGCTCAGCTTCAGCAACTCCAACAGCAACAGCGGCCAATGTTGCCCAGCAACCTACAGCAACAGCAAATGGCCGTCCTGCAGCAACAGCAGGGAGGAATGCAAGCAggccaacaaaacagcatgtCCAACATGACTCCTCATTTCAGAGAACTGTTGTTGCGaagacaacagcagcagcaacaacaacagcagcagcagatgGCAAACCACGGTCAGTTCCAACAAGGACAGCAGGGCTTCATGCAGCCTGGCCAGGGACAGCCAGGAATGCCCTCTTCGCAACCCCAGCCCGGGGGAGGCGTGAGGGGTCCAGGCCAGCAGCAGCAAGGAGGGCCACAGGGTGGTCCGGGGCAGCAAAGCTACCCAGGCAACACTTCTCAAGTGGCTGCCGCTCTCCAACAAAGGCTGCATCAGATGCAAATGcatcaacaacagcaacaaaattcCATGGGGGGGCCTCAAGGGCAAGACGGAGGGCCGGGCGGCGGCGCGCCAGGGGGTGCACCGCTCCAGCCAGGACAAACCCTACctgggcagcagcagcagcaacaaggtGGTGGGCCACTGCCCCAAACCTCCCAGGCAATGATTCACCAGAACATCCACCAGAGGCTTCTTCAGCAGCAGCACCTGAGCGGGGGGTCACCGGCCCAGCACAGCAGTCCCATGAGTCCCCAGCAGCAGATGGCCCAGTCCCCGCACCCTCACCTCCAAGGTCAAGGAGGCCTGGGTCCGGGGGGTCCGCTGAGCAATCAGGTGAGGTCACCGCAGCCGTCGCCGCGGCCGCAATCCCAGCCTCCTCACTCGAGCCCGTCCCCTCGCATGCAACCCTCGTCGGCGTCGTCCCAGCCGCAGCCATCCCCCCACCGCATTTCCCCGCAAACTCAAACAGGCTCGCCCCACCCAGCCCACATAGGCCAACATCAACCCAGTATGGCGCCaccccaaccaccaccacaacagcagcagcagcagtcagGTGGGCCCGGAGATCACGGACAGTTCGGCTCAGACCAGAACTCCATCATTTCACAGCTAAGTGGCATGGCAGCCATGCACGCGGGCCAAGCGGGACAGTCGGACATGTTGGCcccaaataacaacaacaataataacaacaataatcatgAGCTGGCAGCGAACATTAACCACAATAGTTTGGACCTCATGTAGCACATGTGTGTCTTCGTGACAAACTGCCATCAGAGACGAGGGGAGTCTCTAACCTAAGGATTTTACaagtttaatatttttatttaaatatcttTGTGTATAAAAATGAACTGAAACTTCCTATGGGAGATAGGCAGCAGAAAGTCCTAGAagtcaaaaaatgaataaattaaaaactggTAAGTTATTGCTGTtaatatatatctatttttgcCAACTGTGTACAAAGTGGTGGAAGGGCAACGTTTCAGGTTGAAGATATTTCTTCCGAAGTCTATGACAATATTTTTGGGGACTGagtatttttttgcctttttatgaatatttttcagattttaaatGTGGCGAAAGAATTGACAAGctgtaccccccctcccctcccccttttctaaaaattgtttgtttttcctcctcaaGTACCCAGTCATGATTGTATCTATTTTGCAGAGatgagaaatatattttgtttctgaatttctactttttgtttttctgtcagcGGATTGTGAAACAAGCctcaacacatttttgtttttcacctttttcccttcagttttttattttttttacattatcccATAACTCGCATAAGGACACTGGGGAGAGTGGTATAATAGTTGCGCTATAATACATTTGACGCCCTTCCCCATCCTCCAAAGAGCCGGCGAGGCCAATATAGGGTTAGCCTTCGGCTTGTGGTTAGTTTAAATTTGTGTACATATATTGCCCATCCTTGCTTCTGAGCTGTgagaagagaatttttttttttttttttcaaaaatttttatttgcaaaatttCTGTCCGGCTCCAGCTCCGTTCATCCTCACAACTTGCTCTCAGACACGATGTTTGAATTCATTGTCAGTGCTGTACAAAACTGATAAATTGTGGGTTTAGATAATGTATTTTGTAATAAATATGAAagatgtggaggaaaaaaaaaacgccaatttgtgtatatagtttaAAAGATTCAAACCTTTCCCTTTTTAGATTGGATatttgtggtgtgtgtgtcaaaTGAACACACAAGCACTCCCGAGCCGCTGTACAGTATTGAGAATCGTTTTTCCTTCGGGGTTCTGTATAAGGTGTTTGAAGGCCACACGCACCGATGCGCCTTTTTCGCTGTGTATTGTTTGGAAGGAAGCAGACGGGCGGACACATGAACGTTCCCATGTTTTGGATGTGAAAAGTGCTGaggaggagtggggggggggttgatttgTAGTTGTGACCTAAAGGATTTGAAAAGTGGTTATTTAGCTTTTTACAAAGACACAACAGTCATGATCACTATTTTTCATTCAAAGGTTGCTGGGTATGTATGGGGAGGGGAACCAGGTGGCAATATATCTTGAGACTTATTTTATAAGAAAAatatggagagagaaaaaaaacccaaggaggaaaaaaaaccctgtcttttatatatagatatattatttaattttatttttgggaaataAAACTTGAAGCTACAAGAATTATTagataaaattgtttttgttttgtatgaaaTATATGGTGATGCAAAACGACACTGCAGACAGTCATCCATTTTTGCCCTGGGAGTATATTATACCATCctctttgaagaaatgtttcaTGTACAGGAATATAGATGTAAACATAAGTCACTGTACAAACCCATAGCAACtgatcaaaaaaaatgttttgtttatatCATTTCTgctccaaaaaaacaaatgaaaaaaaaaaagaatggactTAAgactatttaaatatttgttaagtattgaaataaaatctttgaccacttttttttttttcctcttgttaAAAACCTTTGGTGCTTGCTGAGAGAAAGCAAAAACTGTTGctccattttcatgttttttttttttttaagttattttggtggtctgacttttttttttttttttgccaataaatTAATTGTACAATAAAGTACGTTTGTACTCTTTGCTATACTTTTGTCAAATTCTCTGCATGATTTCCGGGATTTTCTAGATGTAATCGTTAACTCTTACGGTGGTGCCTTGAAAAATCTCATGTCTGGTCCGTTAACTCGAGGCACCAATGCAGCTGTGTGGAATCAATCACGAGAAAACAACAATGAGCCACGTTTATTTCATAATCATGACAAATGTTAAACACCGTCAATTTATACTGCTGTAGTTTTGTGCAGGTTAGCATCACCTAAGTGCAAAGTGGGCCGGACGAGAATGATTGGGGACCCATCGGGTCAAGTGATATTGTTAAGGAAACCCGTGTTCTGCCACCGCACAGGATATCACCACAAAAGAATAAATATACATTCAGTTTAATGTGATAAAAAGACTACAAACATGCTTCACCTTCATTAAGATAATTTCTCATAAATCGATTCTTTCATCAGCAGcagtcatacaaaaaaaaaaaagaactgcgaTGAGGCACTTCCATGCCCACCTGTCAAGCATCCTCACTTGATTAGGCACACAAATGACTTTCATATTTCCGTACATCACAATGCaggattttgtaattttttttcttcttgtaacAAATGATAACTTTGACATAGCGCAATGCAGCACTTACAAATCTCGCTTGTTGCCAGCACAAGGCCTGCTTGTACCTGCGCTGCTGatcaagactttaaaaaaaaaataatacatagagATGATTAATGTGTGATGGCTACATGAAAGGTAGGGTATTACATATTTTCTTGGGGGACAAGCCACAATTTGAGGAGTGACAAGAGTCTACTTGTTAACTAAGATCCAGTACACGACAGCCACTTTACAGCAGTTGGACATACCGGTATCGTATATACAAAACAGCATCTCTACAATATGTATACAAGCACACATGACTTGTTCAATATAAACTTTGAAATAATTGGCTGAAAAACTTCATATACAATTAATTgttaaaagtttattttttttaactcaaaataTGGACTAAAAATATACTATCATGTCCTATTTTAGCTTTCAATATGTCAATGTCAGGTACCACGGTGGCCGACTGGTTAAGCATCTgcttcacagctctgaggttcagggttcaaatcccagccatacctgtgtggcgtttgtgttttctcccacatccccaaaacacgcatgctcggataattgaagactaaattgcccgtaggtgcagATGTGAGTGCGAAAGGTTATCTGTTTATagctgccctgcgattggctggcaaccagtgcagggtggagcccgcctcctgcgcggtgatagctggggtaggctccagcacttccgcgaccctcgtgaggataagcggctcaaaaaaaaaaaaaaaagcagatggaTGTTAAAGTTGCTCATGTTTAAATGCATCAGTAAGTCCATTCGTACAACAACCTGAAAGGGAACATTTACGGAATCCTTTACGGTTATACATTagattttttaataattattattattttagtgcAACATTTCTAACATTTGGTTCTTCTCCTTGCAGTTCGAGACACATACTCACAAAAGTTTTGCAATACTCGGCTTTCGGGTGggatttcaggatgaacctgtGGCCCGCTGCGTAGGAAGCGACACGGCCGAGCAAGAGTGAACAAAGTACAGTCGGGGACTTACACTTCCACAAATATCAACTTGTCACAGGTACAAAGGAAAATATATTCAAGTACTATTGAAATATACTTGATAAACCGTGTATAATGTAATCATGTATTGGTGAGTCGTACCGGAAAAGTTAATTTTTGTTGCGTATAAAATGGTGCTTTAAATCGGCTGTAGTGCATTTTATGATCATCTTCACATTTCATCCAGTATTCGTAGAGTTTGGGGATTAGTGtttaatataaaatgtatttcaaaagaATGTCTCATCCACTCACTCACTTCCCTTCTTCCAAATGGTCTGAGAACTTTAGAGTTCACTTTATGACCACTATGAGCATCATCTACACGATGACTTTAGTCTCTacaccaggggtcgggaaccatttaggctgagagagcgatatacagcaaatattttaaaatgtcattccaaaagagccgtccaatattttttcaaactaaatacaagtgtatttgtgcattttatgtaagatcaacactttaagagtacaataagtctctaaattcatttaaataattatactggggcggcacggtgaatcagctggtaaagcgttggcctcacagtttgcatgttctccccgtgcctgcgtgggtttcctccgggcactccggtttacacccacatcccaaaaacatgcaacattaattgaacactctaaattgtgtgataaagtaaagtgtgattgtgagggcgggtgtttgtctccatgtgctctgcgattggctggcaaccagttcagggtgtaccctccctcctgcccgttggcagctgggattggctccagcgctcccgcaaccctcgtgaggataagcgccaaagaaaatggatggatggaattatacttttgctaaccaatgatgagaGAAGTACTTTTTACCACTAATGTcatctgtttcatacgtcattaaaccAAATTTCATGAAGGTTGTGAGACTTTCTTCCGTTATTCATGAACATAGGTTGGtcttaatggtttttttttttcaaatgtgagaaagacttttcatatgcataggtatgaccaaacattgtcagtacagcgaTGCAATACAGGCCGCAGTGTGTGGTTTGTGACGGGAAGTGCGTTAAAAGGTTTCACAACCAGCTGGTCGGCAGGttgaatttttgtcatttgtccCCCTCcccgccaacaatgcttgccgacagagggatgtctttatgtaaaaaaaaattccggtggtgGGCAGCGCATAAGCACtatgtcattataaaccacagtGATCGGCTATGTAAGGActataacatttgtaattatgagtgtacccctttaagagtggggggcgggggtcatTGGAGGTCTTGGAtcaggtcgttgttagagaaaattATGTGTGGtcccaaaatgttaaaaaaaaaggagtcaaactttttttttgttttttgtttgggcCAAGCAGTAACGCGATGAACCAGAACTTCCTATCCAGTATGTATTGTGAGGGCTGtgcgagccatacgcaaccaccaaaagagccagctgtggctcacgagccataggttcccgacccctgctcgaTACCGTCTATAAATAACGTTGGCTTTGCGTGTAATCACGCTGACAAAGAGTTTCGCGGGGAATCGGTGATTAGGTAGGATCATTAAAAAGTGCAAACATGTGACGTGGttcattttttctctctcacattgcCTGCATAGAGAAGTACGTGTCTTTTCAACAGAAGGCAACGTCAGTCTGAGCAAACCATATTTCAGCTCTTGTCCAAGCAGGGAGCAAGTGTTGAGGATGAATTCCCAAAATCTGGCCGCCCCCACTCATACCTCCAGCCCCCACACTCGAAAGAAGCCGTGTGCCACACGCGCCTCTCGGAACGTCACGGTGAGAGCGTTGATGGTGACGTCGGTGACCGTCACCTCTGCCGGGCCGACCGCGGGCCGCCACACGGGGTCGGTCATCTCCGCCCCCGTCAAATGTCCAATAGCGGGGCTCCACGTGGCGGCCCTCTTCTGACCTGCACCAGAaacatatagtgacaggcagaacacgTAAATACTCTGGCAGAGGGGCAGAGGGCGACATTGTCAAATGTGGCGGCCCCCTTGAActgattgaaaatggatgaattcatctgtttaattcattttccacTCACGCTATATTATTCGGAATACCACGTTGAGAATAGTGTTGGCgcataaaacacattttgaaaacaaaaggaatTTAGTTCCCCTTTAAAGGGGGAAacccactggtttgcattaacaatgtatcataggtcatgtaatatatactctattttgacaatgtgatgttaaatcctctctcatttaatagtgttttgggaatatttttatcgacaattaggaattttcaggggcgctgccattttcgcgagacacatgacctacgtgcgctcgattacatgggaccccgtttatgcccagcgccaatTTCTCGTACTTATCctgatctgatgaagaaatagcactatcggttgatcgggaagatggaggaatacttccatacacagccatgcACAGCTATACTGGATATTTTTCCTCCGCATTGTGGAAGAAGTGCCAACATCGAAGGATCAAAAAGTGACGTCGCTATAAACGCTTGGCCACCACAAGCCAGTTATCCCTGtggtaacttttctgacacctctCGGTTGAAACCCACGCGCATGTCCTCCATCCAGCGCGGACTCGGACTGCCGGTGGAGAGCTCAATTGTGCAGCATGCCGTCCCGTAGCCGCCGCCGCGCCACGTCCTGGTTAATTCCAATAACGAACAAGACTCAGGCATGCTAACTAGTTACGCGGccctcctccgtcttcccgattaaccgatactgctatttcttcatcagatgaggataaatacgagaaatcagcactgggcataaatggtggcCCAATGTAATCGAACCTTTGTTGCGGCTCGTAACACGTCTCATCTGCACACGTATGTCACGTGACTCACGAAAACCCTGTCAACGCTCCtggaaattcgtaattgtcgataaaaatattctcaaaacactattaaatgagagaggatttatcatcacgttgtcaaaatacagtacatatgacatgacctattggatacactgttcatgcaaagcactttatttcccctttaagtaatTATttcgggggaaaaaatggattcaaACTTTGAttcaaaagataaaataaaaagaaaatatgagtaCCCGCACTCTCATCTGTAGCATCCTcgggctcctcctcctccgcctcttcTTCTACAATGCCCTCTTCcacttcatcttcctcctcctcctcttcctctccgaGGCTTTTCCAATCGTCCTGTGCAGGACTCGTCAGCCTCGGGTTCAGGCATCTCCTCTTTGGCCTCATCTCGTTGTACCGGGACGCTCTCCTCCAGGCAATGTATGACCGgtcctcttcctcatcatcatcatcctcctcctcgtcttcctcctcgtcttcctcctcatcttcctcgtCCTCTCCCTCTTCTTCATCCGGGAGTAGTGAGCGGGTCAGGGAGAGACGTAGACGGCGCGGGGGCGCGTCCGTGGTCTTGTGAGCGCTACGAAGGTCCATAGTATAGACCGTGTTCTGAATCCAGACAAAGAAGGCAAATATCAGCGCATCAATACGTAGAGTCTATCATTTGATATGGGCCACAAcgttttttcaaataaaaaaaaaaaaagttgaattatGAATGAAACTCTACATTTCACCTGCAACAGGAGTCTTTTGGCTTTGGATCGTTTCCTCCTGTGACCCAGACTTCGGTCTCTCTGCTCTCTAAGGAAAGAAAGACAAGCACAAGCGTGAACTGCTGGATGCGGCCATGCATTTTCAAAAGCACTCGTCCTCGTTCAGGTTTCCCGGGTGAGCTGGACCCAATCCCGACTGGCTCTGGGCCAGAGGTGAAAGGCGACAAATTCGTACTCTCATTCACACTTAATTCACGGAGGGATGTATCAATAATAAGTTTCCATAAAGTCATACTTCTCTTCATAGGCTTGGACTAAACGCTGGTCCAGGATGTGTTCCTCAGGTTCCCATGTGCTGTACCTattcccccccacaaaaaaaaaaaaagttcaattttttatttctattaaatcaggggtgtcaaaatcatttttgtcacaggccacattgtagtcacgGT of the Syngnathoides biaculeatus isolate LvHL_M chromosome 22, ASM1980259v1, whole genome shotgun sequence genome contains:
- the cbx7b gene encoding chromobox protein homolog 7 isoform X2 — translated: MELSAIGEQVFAVESILKKRVRKGNVEYLLKWKGWPPKYSTWEPEEHILDQRLVQAYEEKEQRDRSLGHRRKRSKAKRLLLQNTVYTMDLRSAHKTTDAPPRRLRLSLTRSLLPDEEEGEDEEDEEEDEEEDEEEDDDDEEEDRSYIAWRRASRYNEMRPKRRCLNPRLTSPAQDDWKSLGEEEEEEEDEVEEGIVEEEAEEEEPEDATDESQKRAATWSPAIGHLTGAEMTDPVWRPAVGPAEVTVTDVTINALTVTFREARVAHGFFRVWGLEV
- the cbx7b gene encoding chromobox protein homolog 7 isoform X1, whose translation is MELSAIGEQVFAVESILKKRVRKGNVEYLLKWKGWPPKYSTWEPEEHILDQRLVQAYEEKEQRDRSLGHRRKRSKAKRLLLQNTVYTMDLRSAHKTTDAPPRRLRLSLTRSLLPDEEEGEDEEDEEEDEEEDEEEDDDDEEEDRSYIAWRRASRYNEMRPKRRCLNPRLTSPAQDDWKSLGEEEEEEEDEVEEGIVEEEAEEEEPEDATDESAGQKRAATWSPAIGHLTGAEMTDPVWRPAVGPAEVTVTDVTINALTVTFREARVAHGFFRVWGLEV